One window of the Azospirillum sp. TSH100 genome contains the following:
- a CDS encoding ABC transporter substrate-binding protein, whose product MGRSVQDSILLGISRRTVLKAGAAAAAVTTLPFAAPSALRAQTPVVKIGILQPVTGALAHDGDLGRAGAEMAINEINGAGGIKSLGGAKLEMVFGDARSTPEAGTQEVERMQAEGVSAIVGGFASPICLAASQAAARYDLPYLVDVGVSDQIMARGLTNTFRFSPGFGKVTQVALDNLTAINDKADKPARTVVLVHEDGLFGSGLAKLLQAELPKRGFEVLETIAHPTPARDMSNVALRIRSLNPDLVIPSNYYGEFVLLARTMQQQRIKPKGIYAILGGAASNGRFVKEFPQAAQNVIDCNHWHDPKNPKALALRKAVEGQGKSFAYNVSLNYSNVLLLADAIERAASTDRKKIIEALNASTFDGHIMPYGPTKFVNGQNEGATPINTQIQGEDIKVIFPDAFAEAKANFPAA is encoded by the coding sequence ATGGGACGTTCGGTTCAGGACTCCATCCTCTTGGGCATTTCCCGCCGCACGGTGCTGAAGGCCGGTGCAGCGGCGGCCGCGGTGACGACACTGCCCTTTGCCGCACCGTCGGCGCTGCGGGCGCAGACCCCGGTGGTGAAGATCGGCATTCTCCAGCCGGTGACCGGTGCGCTTGCCCATGACGGCGATCTCGGCCGCGCCGGTGCGGAGATGGCGATCAACGAGATCAACGGGGCCGGTGGCATCAAATCGCTCGGCGGCGCAAAACTGGAAATGGTCTTCGGCGACGCCCGCTCCACCCCCGAGGCCGGCACGCAGGAGGTCGAGCGCATGCAGGCCGAAGGTGTTTCCGCCATCGTCGGCGGCTTCGCCAGCCCAATCTGCCTTGCCGCCTCGCAGGCGGCAGCACGCTATGACCTGCCTTATCTGGTCGACGTCGGCGTGTCGGACCAGATCATGGCGCGCGGCCTGACCAACACCTTCCGCTTCAGCCCCGGTTTCGGCAAGGTCACGCAGGTGGCGCTCGACAACCTGACCGCCATCAACGATAAGGCGGACAAGCCGGCCAGGACCGTCGTCCTGGTGCATGAGGATGGGTTGTTCGGCTCCGGCCTCGCCAAGCTGTTGCAGGCCGAACTGCCCAAGCGCGGCTTCGAGGTCCTGGAGACCATCGCCCACCCGACGCCGGCGCGCGACATGTCCAATGTGGCGCTGCGCATCCGCTCGCTGAACCCCGATCTGGTGATCCCGTCGAACTACTATGGCGAGTTCGTGCTGCTCGCCCGCACCATGCAGCAGCAGCGCATCAAGCCGAAGGGCATCTACGCCATCCTGGGCGGGGCGGCGTCGAACGGCCGCTTCGTCAAGGAGTTCCCGCAGGCGGCGCAGAACGTCATCGACTGCAACCACTGGCACGATCCGAAGAACCCGAAGGCGCTGGCCCTGCGCAAGGCGGTGGAAGGGCAGGGCAAGTCCTTCGCCTACAATGTCTCGCTGAATTACTCGAACGTGCTGCTGCTGGCCGACGCCATCGAGCGCGCGGCCTCGACCGACCGCAAGAAGATCATCGAGGCGCTGAACGCCTCCACCTTCGACGGCCACATCATGCCCTACGGCCCGACCAAGTTCGTCAACGGTCAGAACGAAGGCGCCACCCCGATCAACACCCAGATCCAGGGCGAGGACATCAAAGTGATCTTCCCCGACGCGTTCGCCGAGGCGAAGGCCAACTTCCCGGCGGCCTGA
- a CDS encoding GntR family transcriptional regulator: MKSAVEPLKARRIYLLLRDRIVAGELPPGGRLPGEPALAAEHAVSRVTVRRALDLLEKEGLVQRKAGSGTFVHDRRAVRPIVADLSNVLSHLIDMGRSTDVKLLSFGYGVPSDQIAESLGLKPGERVQRSVRVRLIDGEPFSYLTTHVPEWIGLTYSEAELAARPLLELIERSGVTTERATQAINATLAGPEAATALDLEIGSPLLTLTRIVYEPSGRGVEHLHALYRPDRYSFHMDLVRTGSDGERRWSPALGWPRGQDKSKAEKSKTDKNKSGEKPTRAPRVIKQRS, encoded by the coding sequence GTGAAGTCGGCGGTCGAACCTCTGAAGGCGCGCAGGATCTATCTGCTGCTGCGCGACCGCATCGTCGCCGGCGAGCTGCCGCCGGGCGGGCGGCTGCCGGGCGAACCGGCGCTGGCGGCCGAACATGCGGTGTCGCGGGTCACCGTGCGCCGGGCGCTGGATCTGCTGGAAAAGGAAGGGCTGGTTCAGCGCAAGGCCGGATCGGGCACCTTCGTCCATGACAGGCGCGCCGTCCGGCCGATCGTCGCCGATCTGTCGAACGTGCTGTCGCACCTGATCGACATGGGCCGCAGCACCGATGTGAAGCTGCTGTCATTCGGTTACGGCGTTCCCTCGGACCAGATTGCCGAGAGCCTCGGACTGAAACCGGGCGAGCGGGTTCAGCGGTCGGTGCGCGTGCGTCTGATCGATGGGGAGCCCTTTTCCTATTTGACCACCCATGTGCCGGAATGGATCGGCCTGACCTATTCTGAGGCCGAATTGGCGGCTCGTCCATTGCTGGAACTGATCGAGCGGTCGGGCGTGACGACGGAGCGCGCGACCCAGGCGATCAACGCCACGCTCGCCGGCCCTGAGGCGGCGACCGCACTGGACCTGGAGATCGGGTCGCCGCTGCTGACCCTGACCCGCATCGTCTACGAGCCGTCGGGCCGTGGCGTGGAGCATCTCCACGCGCTGTACCGGCCCGACCGCTACAGCTTCCACATGGATCTGGTGCGCACCGGCAGCGACGGCGAGCGGCGTTGGAGCCCGGCGCTCGGCTGGCCGCGCGGCCAGGACAAGAGCAAGGCCGAAAAAAGCAAAACCGACAAAAACAAATCGGGCGAAAAGCCCACCCGCGCCCCGCGGGTCATCAAACAGAGGAGTTGA
- a CDS encoding mechanosensitive ion channel domain-containing protein, translated as MVFAVCSASASANRCRWTSGVVIILFYLVSAGMSLLASAGPASAQSPLPTPVPATGSAATAAADPNPKEIGRLIDSLESPAKREELLNQLRALQQAEQAFKPERETEGLGTRLLTVLSARLDNLGEEVRTTGEVVLNAPQGMRWLQRQVLDPARQATWAWLFAELALVLLAGHSVRLITTRLLSRPRSILAARPFRSAIAKVPLLLVRAMMDLAPIAAFAFAGFGVLVLIDPPAAVRLLGVAFLNASLFVQVVLLVMRGLLSPRSTNLRLIAISDASARRLLVWSRAIASSTVYGLFAAGTARTLGLPEQSYDTLVKLVGLADAIMLTVLVLRSRVAVASWLRGEISAAPSVPEQGGPEQGRAVPPAARMTRPGRLLRAAGRRLANVWHAVAILYIVALFVIWALDVEGGLWFVLRATAVSLAVIAIARIVGRGIARGSSALRRRLDRQHSTWGDQRIKRYVGPGTRLMHWSVVMVTGLVVLDAWGLNVRGALETALGWRLIGSSLAILLVGAIALAVWELTNVVIERTLATTDRHGHTIQRSARIRTLLPLLRNALMVLLTTFVTLIALSELGLDIGPLLAGAGVVGLAVGFGAQTLVKDVITGLFILFEDTISIGDVVNVGGKGGLVEGITIRTIRLRDFDGTVHTVPFSAVTSISNMTKDFSYYVFDVTVAYREDVDRVVSVLHEIGAGLRADPRFAPLILEPLEVLGIDAFQESAVLVKARIKTLPIQQWTVGREFNGRMKKRFNELEIAIPFPQRILHVASTAIPRANAYGEAAE; from the coding sequence ATGGTTTTTGCCGTATGCAGCGCGTCAGCGTCCGCAAACCGTTGCCGGTGGACGTCCGGCGTCGTCATCATCCTGTTCTATCTCGTCTCCGCCGGCATGTCGCTTCTTGCCTCGGCCGGTCCGGCCTCCGCGCAGTCACCGCTGCCGACACCGGTTCCCGCGACAGGTTCAGCGGCAACTGCGGCGGCGGACCCAAATCCGAAAGAAATCGGACGCCTGATCGACTCGCTGGAAAGCCCGGCGAAGCGCGAGGAACTGCTGAACCAGTTGAGGGCCTTGCAGCAGGCCGAACAGGCGTTCAAGCCCGAACGGGAGACCGAAGGGCTCGGCACCCGTCTGCTGACCGTCCTGTCGGCGCGTCTGGACAATCTGGGGGAGGAGGTCCGGACAACGGGAGAGGTGGTGCTGAACGCGCCGCAGGGAATGCGCTGGTTGCAGCGGCAGGTGCTGGACCCGGCACGGCAGGCAACCTGGGCGTGGCTGTTCGCCGAACTCGCCCTCGTCCTCCTCGCCGGGCACAGCGTCAGGTTGATCACGACACGGCTGCTGAGCCGGCCGCGGTCGATCCTGGCGGCGCGGCCTTTCCGGTCCGCGATTGCCAAGGTGCCGCTGCTGCTGGTCCGCGCCATGATGGACCTCGCGCCGATCGCCGCCTTCGCCTTTGCCGGCTTCGGCGTGCTGGTGCTGATCGACCCGCCGGCGGCTGTCCGGTTGCTGGGCGTCGCTTTCCTGAATGCCAGCCTCTTTGTGCAGGTGGTGCTGCTGGTGATGCGTGGGCTGCTGTCCCCGCGCTCGACCAATCTGCGGCTGATCGCGATCAGTGACGCGTCGGCACGTCGTCTGCTGGTGTGGAGCCGGGCCATCGCCTCCTCCACCGTCTACGGCCTGTTCGCTGCCGGGACGGCGCGGACGCTGGGGCTGCCGGAGCAGTCCTACGACACGCTGGTGAAGCTGGTCGGGCTTGCCGATGCGATCATGCTGACCGTCCTGGTCCTGCGAAGCCGGGTCGCCGTGGCCTCCTGGCTGCGCGGGGAGATCTCGGCCGCTCCGTCTGTTCCAGAGCAGGGCGGGCCGGAGCAGGGGCGGGCGGTGCCGCCCGCCGCGAGGATGACGCGGCCCGGCCGCCTTCTGCGCGCCGCCGGCCGGCGTCTCGCCAATGTCTGGCATGCCGTTGCCATCCTCTACATCGTCGCCCTGTTCGTCATCTGGGCACTGGATGTCGAAGGCGGGTTGTGGTTCGTCCTGCGGGCGACCGCCGTATCGCTGGCGGTGATCGCGATTGCGCGGATCGTCGGGCGCGGAATCGCCCGGGGCTCCAGTGCGCTGCGTCGTCGTCTGGATCGCCAGCACTCGACCTGGGGCGACCAGCGCATCAAGCGCTATGTCGGGCCGGGCACCCGGCTGATGCACTGGTCGGTCGTGATGGTGACCGGACTGGTGGTGCTGGATGCCTGGGGACTGAACGTGCGCGGGGCGCTGGAAACTGCCCTTGGCTGGCGGCTCATCGGCTCCAGCCTCGCCATTCTGCTGGTGGGGGCCATCGCGCTTGCCGTGTGGGAGCTGACGAATGTTGTCATCGAGCGGACTCTCGCCACCACCGATCGCCATGGCCACACCATCCAGCGCAGCGCGCGGATACGCACCCTGCTGCCCCTGCTGCGCAACGCGCTGATGGTGCTGCTGACCACCTTCGTGACGCTGATCGCCCTGTCGGAACTGGGGCTGGACATCGGGCCGTTGCTGGCCGGTGCCGGCGTGGTCGGGCTTGCCGTCGGCTTCGGTGCCCAGACACTGGTGAAGGACGTCATCACAGGCCTGTTCATCCTGTTCGAGGACACGATCTCGATCGGCGACGTGGTGAATGTCGGCGGAAAGGGCGGTCTGGTGGAGGGCATCACCATCCGCACCATCCGCCTGCGTGATTTCGATGGAACCGTCCACACCGTGCCGTTCAGCGCGGTGACCAGCATTTCCAACATGACCAAGGACTTCAGCTATTACGTCTTCGACGTCACCGTGGCCTATCGCGAGGATGTCGACCGCGTGGTGTCGGTGCTGCACGAGATTGGGGCAGGGCTGCGCGCCGACCCGCGCTTCGCGCCGCTGATCCTGGAACCGCTGGAGGTGCTGGGGATCGACGCCTTCCAGGAATCCGCCGTCCTGGTGAAGGCCCGCATCAAGACCTTGCCGATCCAGCAATGGACTGTCGGCCGCGAGTTCAACGGCCGGATGAAGAAGCGCTTCAACGAGTTGGAGATCGCCATCCCGTTCCCGCAGCGCATCCTGCATGTCGCGTCGACCGCCATCCCAAGGGCGAACGCCTACGGCGAAGCGGCGGAGTGA
- a CDS encoding putative quinol monooxygenase: MTIPPSEQVQLVAYLVAKPGQEQALADAITAIVPDVLKEPGCLAYAAHVSREKPGTVVMYEIWQDQAALDTHAKAAAFTALAAQFDTLLGEPLRIDLLRRIA; the protein is encoded by the coding sequence ATGACCATTCCACCCAGTGAGCAAGTGCAGCTTGTGGCCTATCTCGTCGCCAAGCCGGGCCAGGAGCAGGCGCTGGCCGACGCCATCACCGCCATTGTGCCGGACGTGCTGAAGGAACCCGGCTGCCTCGCCTACGCCGCCCATGTCAGCCGCGAGAAGCCCGGCACCGTCGTGATGTACGAGATCTGGCAGGATCAGGCCGCACTCGACACCCATGCCAAGGCCGCGGCCTTTACCGCCCTCGCCGCGCAGTTCGACACGCTGTTGGGCGAACCGCTGCGCATCGACCTGTTGCGCCGCATCGCCTGA
- a CDS encoding TetR/AcrR family transcriptional regulator, which produces MRVSKEQAAENRRRVVEVASALFRERGFNGIGVADLMKEAGLTHGGFYGQFASKEDLAAEACAHAMGMAAERWGRTAETQGADALAALLDSYLSVRHRDHSAAGCPIAALGIDAARQGGVARSAFTRGLRPFLNVLDRLIPCRSAEARRRTALATLSGMVGALILARAVDDPALSAEILDAARTSLGKPAVGVP; this is translated from the coding sequence ATGCGGGTGAGCAAGGAGCAGGCGGCGGAGAACCGGCGCCGGGTTGTCGAGGTGGCGAGTGCGCTGTTCCGCGAGCGCGGATTCAATGGAATCGGCGTCGCCGACCTGATGAAGGAGGCCGGCCTGACCCATGGCGGCTTCTATGGCCAGTTTGCGTCCAAGGAGGATCTGGCGGCGGAGGCCTGTGCCCATGCAATGGGTATGGCGGCGGAGCGTTGGGGACGGACAGCGGAAACGCAGGGTGCTGATGCGCTGGCGGCCCTGCTGGACAGCTATCTGTCGGTCCGCCACCGTGACCACAGCGCCGCCGGCTGTCCGATCGCCGCACTTGGCATCGACGCCGCGCGGCAGGGCGGGGTGGCGCGTAGCGCCTTTACCCGCGGGCTGCGGCCCTTTCTGAATGTGCTGGACCGCCTGATTCCCTGCCGTTCGGCAGAGGCGAGGCGCAGGACGGCGCTCGCCACACTGTCGGGGATGGTCGGCGCCCTGATCCTCGCGCGTGCCGTCGACGATCCTGCCCTGTCGGCAGAGATTCTCGATGCGGCACGCACGAGCCTTGGCAAGCCGGCGGTGGGCGTGCCCTGA